In one Nostoc sp. KVJ3 genomic region, the following are encoded:
- the hpsP gene encoding hormogonium polysaccharide biosynthesis glycosyltransferase HpsP, with amino-acid sequence MKILQIVPSISLIYGGPSQMVLGLVPALVKEGAEVTIITTDSNGDNGQTPLDVPLNRPIKQDGYEIIYFRCAPFRRYKFSLDLLNWLKLHAHEFDIAHIHALFSPIISAAAIVCRQQKLPYIFRPLGTLDPADLRKKKQLKQLYVALIERQNLAGAAAIHFTSDQEAKISERFGVSTPDLVIPLGVIPRQSPLKNVYSQLEIPKDVPMVLFMSRIDPKKGLNLLIPALEKLLTLGYKFHFVLAGTNPQDPDYEQKIISQIQNSPLRSHTTITGFVTGELKVSLLQAADLFVLPSYYENFGIAVAEAMVAGVPVVISDQVHICQQIRDSQSGWVGTTDVQALVELLQEALQNPAERQRRGLNAQKYALENFSWDAIARQTIQAYEKILANKL; translated from the coding sequence ATGAAAATATTACAAATTGTCCCCTCAATTTCTCTAATTTACGGCGGGCCTAGTCAAATGGTACTAGGATTAGTTCCAGCATTGGTAAAAGAGGGAGCCGAAGTTACGATTATCACAACTGATAGTAATGGTGATAATGGTCAAACACCTCTAGATGTTCCTTTAAATAGACCAATTAAACAGGATGGCTATGAAATAATTTACTTTCGTTGTGCGCCGTTTCGTCGCTACAAATTTTCTTTAGATTTATTAAACTGGTTAAAACTTCATGCTCACGAGTTTGACATAGCACATATTCATGCTCTATTCTCCCCAATAATTAGCGCTGCTGCTATTGTGTGTCGTCAGCAAAAGCTACCTTATATTTTCCGTCCTTTGGGTACTCTCGATCCGGCTGATTTACGCAAGAAGAAGCAATTAAAACAGCTTTATGTTGCACTTATAGAACGTCAAAATTTAGCTGGTGCGGCAGCAATTCATTTTACCAGCGACCAAGAAGCTAAAATATCAGAACGATTTGGAGTGTCTACACCAGATTTGGTGATTCCTTTGGGTGTGATTCCCCGTCAATCTCCTCTTAAAAATGTATATAGTCAGTTAGAAATACCAAAGGATGTGCCAATGGTGCTGTTTATGTCACGAATTGACCCGAAAAAAGGGTTAAATTTGTTGATTCCGGCGCTAGAAAAGCTGTTAACCCTTGGTTATAAGTTTCATTTTGTCTTAGCTGGGACAAATCCTCAAGATCCAGATTACGAACAAAAGATAATATCCCAAATTCAAAATTCACCATTGCGATCGCACACTACAATTACAGGCTTTGTCACTGGTGAACTCAAAGTTAGTCTACTACAAGCTGCTGATTTATTTGTCTTGCCTTCCTACTACGAAAATTTTGGGATTGCTGTAGCTGAGGCGATGGTAGCAGGTGTACCTGTAGTCATTTCTGACCAAGTGCATATTTGTCAACAAATACGTGATAGTCAGTCGGGTTGGGTGGGTACTACAGATGTGCAAGCACTGGTAGAGTTACTGCAAGAAGCTTTGCAAAATCCCGCAGAACGCCAACGACGGGGATTAAACGCCCAAAAATATGCCTTAGAAAATTTTAGCTGGGATGCGATCGCTAGGCAAACAATCCAAGCCTACGAAAAAATTCTGGCAAACAAACTGTGA
- the hpsL gene encoding hormogonium polysaccharide biosynthesis protein HpsL — protein MPKYKSKNKKSKKQAEKQTPTLSLKEQLAQKRKAAQARKEFISLLTTAGFGSVFAGILLFFVGGIKVAVPAVLGIFVISFSYKYPRQALYAFIIYVPIGGTVTYYLGNSPILQLAKDAFYVPALIGLWQTCRKQGLPIIIPQGIKTPLYIVLGCSLLTLLFVNGGQQFNPPSVGLLETAEKEIPLGMGILGLKVFLGYVPLIGCAYYLIRDKRDFLLLSRLQIVLILICCVLGFIQYLLLLTGICHGTRGLEGNALFVTSLEARCYFGGALLYSPEEGVIRLPGTFVAPWQWAWFLISSTFFTFATGFTDPSIIWRLVGLGSLVTVFINAVISGQRIALALVPTCFAILLLLTGQIGNLKRFIPIGIGLALVLGIAMVTNPDVVQQRTESFTGRWEASPPQDFIVQQFAENWKNVDGPLGSGLGRATNSARVMGSTKLVETYYPKVLFEVGIFGVLAFLGLVTSLTIIGFKTYRSIKNRNFRSYGAALWVFILFISYNTYYYPLDVDPVAVYYWFFAGVLFKLPELEKQEQEEANPQQKNKKKRLKTI, from the coding sequence ATGCCGAAATATAAATCAAAAAATAAAAAATCAAAAAAACAGGCTGAAAAACAAACTCCTACTCTTAGCCTCAAAGAACAGTTAGCCCAAAAGCGCAAAGCAGCCCAAGCACGTAAAGAATTCATTAGCTTACTCACCACCGCCGGCTTTGGCAGTGTCTTCGCTGGTATTCTACTTTTCTTCGTAGGTGGAATTAAAGTGGCAGTCCCTGCTGTCTTAGGGATATTCGTTATATCCTTTTCCTACAAATACCCGCGCCAAGCGCTATATGCCTTCATCATTTACGTACCTATTGGGGGTACTGTCACTTACTATTTAGGCAATAGTCCCATACTCCAGTTAGCTAAAGATGCCTTTTATGTTCCAGCGTTAATTGGACTTTGGCAGACTTGTCGTAAACAGGGGCTACCAATAATTATTCCCCAAGGCATTAAAACCCCCCTTTATATTGTTTTGGGTTGTAGTCTGCTAACGCTGTTGTTTGTCAATGGTGGACAGCAGTTTAACCCGCCTAGTGTCGGACTTTTGGAAACAGCAGAGAAAGAAATACCATTAGGTATGGGAATTCTGGGACTGAAAGTATTTTTAGGCTATGTCCCCCTGATTGGTTGTGCATACTATCTAATTCGCGATAAGCGGGATTTTCTGCTTTTATCGCGCCTCCAAATTGTCCTCATACTAATTTGTTGTGTGTTGGGATTTATCCAATACCTGTTACTACTAACTGGTATATGTCACGGCACTAGAGGTCTTGAAGGAAATGCCCTATTTGTCACATCACTAGAAGCCCGGTGTTATTTTGGTGGAGCGCTCTTATATAGTCCCGAAGAAGGAGTGATTCGTCTACCAGGTACATTTGTAGCCCCTTGGCAATGGGCGTGGTTCTTAATTTCCAGCACCTTTTTTACTTTTGCTACTGGCTTCACCGACCCTTCTATAATTTGGCGGCTAGTCGGTTTAGGTTCTTTAGTGACAGTCTTTATCAATGCTGTAATTTCTGGACAGAGAATCGCCTTAGCCTTAGTACCAACCTGCTTCGCGATTTTGCTATTGCTCACTGGTCAAATTGGCAACCTGAAACGATTTATTCCTATAGGCATAGGACTTGCCCTAGTTTTGGGAATAGCAATGGTGACTAACCCTGATGTTGTGCAACAGAGAACCGAGAGTTTTACAGGTCGATGGGAGGCTTCACCACCTCAAGATTTTATCGTCCAGCAATTTGCAGAGAATTGGAAAAACGTAGACGGCCCCTTGGGAAGTGGCTTAGGTCGAGCAACTAACTCTGCCCGAGTAATGGGTAGCACTAAGCTTGTAGAAACCTATTACCCCAAAGTACTTTTTGAAGTTGGAATTTTTGGAGTACTTGCCTTTCTGGGTTTGGTAACAAGTTTAACCATTATTGGCTTTAAAACCTATCGCTCCATAAAAAACCGTAATTTCCGCAGTTACGGAGCAGCTTTGTGGGTGTTTATATTGTTTATTAGCTACAACACCTACTACTATCCTTTGGATGTCGATCCAGTTGCTGTCTATTATTGGTTTTTTGCGGGAGTTCTTTTTAAATTGCCAGAACTGGAGAAACAAGAACAAGAAGAGGCCAACCCTCAGCAAAAAAACAAGAAAAAACGTCTCAAAACAATTTAA
- a CDS encoding peroxiredoxin has translation MALRLGDTVPNFTQASTHGDIDFYQWAGDSWVVLFSHPADFTPVCTTELGTVAKLKPEFDKRNVKAIALSVDNVESHQGWVGDIEETQSTTLNYPILADADRKVSDLYDMIHPNANAAVTVRSVFVIDPNKKLRLTFTYPPSTGRNFDELLRVIDSLQLTDNYSVATPADWKDGEDVVIVPSLKDPEVLKEKFPKGYQEVKPYLRLTPQPNK, from the coding sequence ATGGCTCTCCGTCTAGGTGACACAGTACCAAACTTTACGCAAGCCTCAACACACGGCGACATCGATTTTTACCAATGGGCAGGTGACAGCTGGGTTGTGCTTTTCTCTCACCCTGCTGATTTTACACCTGTTTGTACAACAGAACTCGGCACAGTTGCCAAGCTAAAACCAGAATTTGACAAGCGCAATGTCAAAGCGATCGCACTCAGCGTTGATAACGTAGAATCTCATCAAGGTTGGGTGGGAGATATTGAAGAAACTCAAAGCACCACCCTTAATTACCCAATATTGGCAGATGCAGATCGTAAGGTTTCTGACCTTTACGACATGATCCACCCCAATGCTAATGCGGCTGTAACAGTGCGATCGGTTTTTGTGATTGATCCCAACAAGAAACTCCGCCTCACTTTCACCTATCCTCCCAGCACGGGACGCAATTTTGACGAACTTTTGCGGGTAATTGATTCTCTGCAATTGACTGATAATTACAGCGTGGCGACACCAGCCGACTGGAAAGATGGAGAGGATGTTGTAATTGTCCCCTCACTGAAAGATCCAGAAGTACTTAAAGAGAAATTCCCCAAAGGCTACCAGGAAGTCAAACCATATCTGCGGCTAACTCCTCAGCCTAACAAGTAA
- the hpsN gene encoding hormogonium polysaccharide biosynthesis glycosyltransferase HpsN codes for MNNWPLVTVVIPTYGREEALRDSIVDVLKQDYPNFEVLVVDQTPKHQPEIQAYLEEMAEVGKIKWLRLDWASLPGARNYAVRRSSGEIILFIDDDVQLTSGLLAAHAKNYLQNPEVGAVAGRVFDRMKLGDSGGDLEIEYLPPEAMDPGIAWYHIDLVHTTKPQQVLTTRGCNMSFRREIFTKYGLRFDERFRGSAVREESDFCLRVRKTGYKIWYDPEAHLVHLGEETGGCHDISMRSLKYQLTFYHNHFLLGLKNLTVTQALRLYGRLFDCHVLGHPPCNKSGSPVKIATRAIFYALGFFKALGTVIQSLWNDGQIYSRLDEQV; via the coding sequence ATGAATAATTGGCCATTAGTTACTGTAGTCATTCCGACTTACGGACGGGAGGAAGCGCTACGAGATAGCATTGTGGATGTATTAAAACAGGACTATCCCAATTTTGAAGTTTTAGTTGTAGACCAAACTCCAAAGCATCAACCAGAAATTCAAGCCTACTTAGAGGAGATGGCAGAGGTGGGTAAAATTAAATGGTTGCGATTAGATTGGGCGAGTTTGCCAGGGGCGCGGAATTATGCTGTTCGCCGCTCATCTGGTGAAATAATATTATTTATTGATGATGACGTTCAGCTAACCTCTGGATTGTTAGCAGCCCATGCGAAAAATTATTTGCAAAATCCAGAAGTGGGGGCTGTTGCTGGACGGGTATTTGACAGAATGAAATTAGGTGATTCTGGAGGAGATTTAGAGATTGAATATCTGCCTCCCGAAGCTATGGACCCAGGAATTGCTTGGTATCATATTGATTTAGTACATACCACCAAACCCCAGCAAGTGTTGACAACAAGGGGTTGCAATATGTCATTTCGTCGCGAAATCTTTACTAAGTATGGGCTGAGGTTTGATGAGAGGTTTCGCGGTAGTGCAGTGCGCGAAGAGTCAGATTTTTGTTTGCGCGTGCGAAAGACGGGATATAAGATTTGGTACGATCCAGAAGCCCATTTGGTGCATTTAGGCGAAGAAACAGGGGGTTGTCATGATATTAGTATGCGATCGCTAAAATATCAACTCACCTTTTACCACAACCATTTCCTACTAGGGCTGAAAAACCTGACTGTGACTCAAGCTTTACGCTTATACGGTCGTTTATTTGACTGTCATGTTCTGGGACATCCGCCTTGTAACAAAAGCGGTTCCCCAGTCAAAATTGCCACTCGCGCTATTTTTTATGCTTTGGGTTTTTTCAAAGCCTTGGGTACTGTCATCCAATCACTATGGAATGATGGTCAAATTTACAGTCGATTGGATGAACAAGTTTAG
- a CDS encoding glycosyltransferase family 4 protein produces the protein MANIIVCGHSHIRTPNLPRHSRHRLIHLKSFPTGRYPIEKLWYPLASFLPWQPLWEKYQAIHSFNRILYTNKPWFITFEDHRFLYRNPQNKQEAVIYELLNNRLALDNCQKIIAMSDYAKLRFINRIKGWKIEEKLINKLDVIHPNYIARVEQPKAYQPDQNLQLVFVGQHIARKGGIVALRLAKKAEKLGLPLTIHIISGLGRGSGVPTDFPDSDKYLEDLKLLNLNNVVFHNYIPNEQVMQLLSQSHFQLMATLQDTYGFSIIEGFTVATPAITTNVCALPEFIRHGENGYMLELPINEIRHWSNWLYGEKTKTDEYWEIVNSTYDYLAEQALQQIIQFLDRTDKQEHYEFLSAGALAQVQNMHNSEKQNELFDNLYAAAV, from the coding sequence ATGGCAAACATTATCGTATGCGGTCATAGCCACATCAGAACTCCTAACTTACCACGTCATTCTAGGCATAGACTAATCCACCTCAAGTCTTTTCCTACAGGCAGATATCCTATAGAAAAACTTTGGTATCCTTTAGCAAGCTTTCTGCCTTGGCAACCTTTATGGGAAAAATACCAAGCTATTCATTCTTTCAACAGAATTTTATATACAAATAAACCTTGGTTTATCACATTTGAAGATCATCGTTTTTTATATAGGAACCCTCAAAATAAACAAGAGGCAGTAATTTATGAATTATTAAACAATCGGTTAGCGCTAGATAACTGCCAAAAAATTATAGCCATGTCAGATTATGCAAAATTGAGATTTATTAACCGGATAAAAGGCTGGAAAATAGAAGAAAAATTAATTAATAAATTGGATGTAATTCATCCCAACTATATTGCCAGAGTTGAGCAACCAAAAGCTTATCAGCCAGACCAAAATTTACAGCTTGTTTTTGTAGGACAGCACATTGCTAGAAAAGGTGGAATTGTTGCTTTAAGGCTAGCAAAGAAAGCTGAAAAACTCGGTTTACCTCTGACTATCCATATCATATCGGGGCTGGGACGTGGTTCAGGAGTACCTACAGATTTTCCCGATAGCGACAAATATCTGGAAGATTTAAAGTTACTGAATTTAAATAATGTTGTTTTTCACAATTATATCCCTAATGAGCAAGTTATGCAGTTACTATCGCAAAGCCATTTTCAATTAATGGCGACGCTACAGGATACCTATGGCTTTAGCATCATTGAAGGATTTACAGTTGCCACGCCAGCAATTACGACTAACGTATGTGCCTTGCCAGAGTTTATTCGTCATGGGGAAAATGGCTATATGTTAGAATTACCAATTAACGAAATTAGGCACTGGAGTAATTGGCTGTACGGAGAGAAAACTAAAACCGATGAATATTGGGAAATTGTCAATAGTACATACGACTATTTAGCAGAGCAAGCATTGCAACAAATTATCCAATTTCTTGATAGAACTGATAAACAAGAACATTATGAATTTTTAAGTGCAGGAGCATTAGCCCAAGTACAAAATATGCATAACTCTGAAAAACAAAATGAGTTATTTGATAATCTCTATGCCGCAGCAGTGTAA
- the hpsO gene encoding hormogonium polysaccharide biosynthesis glycosyltransferase HpsO → MKILVASHTYIVDLNCEKLRALSQLESGVEVTVVVPKRWKPGGVQNKIIETEYRDEGKFRIVPVSNFSQNHQGLLTFGADLISLLKQFRPQIIQVEQGSRGLAYTQMIALNQLLGLNAKNVFFTWWNLPYNLKLPVALLEKYNLERSHGIISGNQDGAEILQQRGYKGAIKVMPQLGVDESLFTPKKQPELSAKFGINQEDFVVGFVGRFVQEKGLLTLLRALITLKNKPWKLLLLGRGELQTELIKIAAENNIQERLILIESVPHNEVANYINLMSTLVLPSETTYKFKTLTSAGWKEQFGHVLIEAMACQVPVIGSDSGEIPYVIGDAGLVFPEGDAQALANCLVQLMDKPDFAHTLGEMGYQKAMVKYTNKALAKQQLEFYQELVNSH, encoded by the coding sequence ATGAAAATCCTAGTTGCTAGTCACACTTATATTGTAGACCTCAACTGTGAAAAATTACGCGCTTTATCTCAACTAGAATCAGGAGTTGAAGTAACAGTTGTAGTCCCAAAGCGCTGGAAACCAGGTGGTGTACAAAACAAAATTATTGAAACTGAATACCGTGATGAAGGGAAATTTAGAATAGTTCCAGTTTCTAATTTTAGTCAAAATCATCAGGGACTCCTTACATTTGGTGCTGATTTGATATCTTTATTAAAACAATTTCGTCCCCAAATTATTCAAGTAGAACAAGGTTCTAGGGGGCTAGCTTATACTCAGATGATTGCCTTAAATCAGCTATTAGGACTCAATGCAAAAAATGTATTTTTTACCTGGTGGAATCTACCATATAATCTAAAATTACCAGTCGCCTTATTAGAAAAATATAACCTCGAACGCAGCCACGGCATCATTTCCGGGAATCAAGATGGAGCAGAAATTTTGCAACAGAGGGGATATAAAGGAGCAATTAAAGTCATGCCGCAATTGGGTGTAGATGAAAGTTTATTTACTCCCAAAAAGCAACCAGAATTATCAGCTAAATTTGGCATTAATCAAGAGGACTTTGTAGTAGGTTTTGTTGGTAGATTTGTACAAGAAAAGGGCTTGTTAACGCTTTTGCGAGCTTTAATTACATTGAAAAATAAACCTTGGAAATTACTGCTGCTGGGAAGAGGAGAGTTACAAACTGAATTAATCAAAATCGCAGCAGAAAACAACATTCAAGAACGGTTGATTTTGATAGAAAGTGTTCCCCATAACGAAGTTGCAAATTATATTAATTTAATGAGTACTTTGGTACTGCCTTCAGAAACAACTTACAAGTTTAAAACCTTAACTTCTGCTGGCTGGAAAGAACAATTTGGTCATGTGTTAATTGAAGCGATGGCTTGCCAAGTACCAGTGATTGGTTCTGACTCTGGTGAAATTCCCTATGTAATTGGCGATGCTGGTTTAGTATTTCCTGAAGGTGATGCTCAAGCTCTTGCTAATTGCTTAGTTCAATTAATGGATAAACCAGATTTTGCTCATACTCTGGGTGAAATGGGTTATCAGAAAGCAATGGTTAAATATACAAATAAAGCTTTGGCTAAACAGCAATTAGAGTTTTATCAAGAATTGGTTAATAGTCATTGA